From the Chloroflexus aurantiacus J-10-fl genome, one window contains:
- a CDS encoding uroporphyrinogen-III synthase, whose amino-acid sequence MSGLVGRRIAITRPAGRGDTLAARLQALGAIPLLTPLIAYMPPPDPAPLQQALNRLATGAYHWLVVTSRQTVQVLADTTIPESTAIAAVGKATASDCRRAWGREPTVVPDTEIGSALPAIMGQLAGKRVLLPCADIAPPTLTEALRAAGADVDRVTAYCTVAGPGLADLQRMIDDGAIDAIVLASGSAVRQLQQLHVPTGLPPLVCIGPSTAAVCADLGLPIAGIAERPNDDALIAVLEQVFTPYCEVKE is encoded by the coding sequence ATGAGTGGACTGGTTGGTCGTCGAATCGCCATCACGCGCCCGGCCGGACGTGGCGATACGCTGGCTGCACGCTTGCAGGCGCTTGGTGCGATTCCACTTCTGACGCCACTGATTGCCTATATGCCGCCTCCCGATCCGGCACCATTGCAGCAGGCGCTCAATCGTCTGGCTACTGGTGCGTATCACTGGCTGGTCGTGACCAGCCGGCAGACGGTGCAGGTGTTAGCTGACACCACAATTCCTGAATCGACCGCCATTGCAGCGGTTGGCAAAGCGACTGCCAGCGATTGTCGGCGGGCCTGGGGGCGCGAACCTACAGTTGTTCCTGATACCGAGATCGGCAGTGCCTTGCCGGCGATCATGGGGCAGCTTGCCGGGAAGCGTGTCTTGTTGCCCTGCGCGGATATTGCTCCGCCAACTCTCACTGAAGCGCTTCGCGCTGCCGGTGCCGACGTTGATCGGGTTACCGCCTATTGCACCGTGGCCGGCCCTGGCCTTGCCGATTTGCAACGTATGATCGATGACGGTGCGATTGACGCTATCGTGCTCGCCAGTGGTTCGGCAGTTCGCCAGTTGCAGCAGCTTCACGTACCGACCGGCTTGCCGCCACTGGTCTGCATTGGCCCCAGCACGGCTGCCGTTTGCGCTGATCTAGGGCTCCCCATTGCGGGTATTGCCGAACGTCCAAACGACGATGCGCTGATTGCTGTGC